TTGTTTCTCGGCCGCTCCGCTTCCGGTGGATGagaccaggcggcggcggcggcgcgtcgccGGGCTGCCCTGGCCCTGCCCTGGGTGCGTCTCTTCTCCCCATCCGTAGGACCCCAACCCTGCCGCTTTGCTCCTGAGTTCCCAGTTCTTGGCATCAGTTTTTTTTCTTATTTCGATTTCTTGCGCCGTTTGTCGAGTGCTCTGTGGATGCGTGTGGGAGCTTCAGAGGTGAAGCAGCTGCCGCTTCTGAATCCCGCTCGTGGAGAACTGGCGACGGGGAGTGGAGAGCCCCTCGATTTGGGCGTTGGGGGATTTTTTTACCCCCCCTAATTTTGGTGAAATTCAGTGAGTGAATGGAAGTACCATGCTGCTGGCAATCAGTCGGAACGAAGGCGTTTGCTTGTTTTACTATAGCCAATGTAGCCATTTACTGTCTGAATTACCCTCGAAAAAAATATTACCCTCTGAATGTTGACAGTGCAGAGTATTGCCCACTAATTCCCCACTGATACTGTCCACTAACACAGAGTATTCTCACTAATTCCCCACTAATACTGTCCACTAGTACCAGCATATTTGGGCGTTTGTTTGTTTGGAGCGTATTGACAGTGCAGATTATTGGAGTACATCTGTAGCTAATTACTGTCTGCATTGCTATAGGTATCCCCAATAATTCAGAGAGTATTACCCTCTGAATTTTGACAGTGCAGAGTAATAATTTTCATGtctttttttttggagaatacaaTGTTGTTCTGTAAGTACTTAAAATATGCTAGCAAAAACATTTTTCTTGATTCAGCGGTTGCATATTACTATTAGCAAGATTTTATGGGATGTTCGACACCAGCCCATGCCTATTTACATCCGACTCCCTTCAGTTGTTGGGAATGTTTGAATAAAATGGATTCATCAAAGATACATTTAGGCATATGAATACAGATAACGATGCATTTTCTGAAGAAAAAACAGAAGTATCATGGTGCTATTTGTTGCAGCTGGATGTAAGTGCCTGAAATACAAGGTAGCTAATGTTCTTCAAACTATAATAGAAAAATTTCTTGATTCACTGCTTACATATCAAGGTAGCTATTGAAGGACTGTTTGACGCCAGTGGCCCAGACAATGTAGCAGTAGGAAACTTTTATTAGTTACTAACCATATGTCTTACGTATTCACCTCTACCCCTTTTCTAGTGTAGAGAATGTATGACAAAAACAGGTTCAGAGATATAAATAAGCAAATAAATAGATATACATATGCATAATGAAAAGAGGATACAGATGTGtcgcaaaaaaagaaaagataCAGATGCATCTGTGATGCTATTGTTCAGCTAAACATAGGTTCCTGAATACTATATTTACCATTAATTCTGAAGCTTCAAATGAAAACAGTATCATATTACCCGTGTATTGCATAGTCTTGCTTCATGCTACACTTATTTATTAACAAGCAGGCACTACGGAAGTGAACTGATGAAGGAAGAGGGATCCGGAGGCGTGGGGATCTGCACTGCTCCATCAAGCATTTGTGTCACTTTAAGCATGGTTGGCCTCATAGTCGGCTCCTCCTGGAGGCACCAAAGGGCGACAGCCACGAATCGCTCTGCCTTTTTGATGTTGAAGTTTGCCTCATCGTCACCTTCCACCAGCAAGTCGATCCTCCCACATCTGTAACAATCGTTTGCCCAGTAAGTCAGTATCGAACGTTCTTCATCGGCGATCTCTAGCTCCACATTCCTCCTGCAGCATACAAGCTCCAGCAGGATCACCCCAAAGCTGTAAACATCAACTTTGGAAGTGATCCCTATGTTCTTGAACCACTCTGGGGCAAGGTAACCTCGAGTACCCCGGATGCCGGTGTATGTTTGTGTCTGATTGGCTCGAAGAAGCTTCGCCAGGCCAAAGTCTGCAATCTTTGCCATAAAGTTGTCGTCGAGAAGGATGTTCTGTGGTTTTATGTCGCAGTGGATAATCTGTGTGCTGCACTCCTCGTGCAAGTAGAGCAGCCCTCGTGCCACTCCAAGTGCAACTTGCACACGGAGGCTCCAATGCGGCCGAGCATCACCAAAGAGGAACTCGTTCAGCGAGCCATTGGTCATGAACTCATATACAAGCAGTCTGTCAGTTCCCTCATTGCAGAAACCAAGAAGCCTGACCAAGTTCTTGTGAAATGTCTGCCCGATGGTTTGCACTTCCACCATGAACTCCTTCTCAGTCTCTTGCTGGAGCTTTCCAATTTTCTTGACGGCGATGCTGGTCGCATGCTCATCTTGCAGCTGTCCTTTGTACACGGTACCAGAGGCACCACTGCCAAGCACCTCACGGAAATCACTAGTTGCCTTCTCCAGCTCATTGTAAGTGAAAATCTTTGGGGGCAATATAGAACTACTCGATGATTGCGATGACATAAGTTTCTTCTTGGAGGTTGTGGAGATACCGCAGTAAGTGCCGAAGAGCAGAATACTGCCAAGGAGAATGTTTACCAATACAGAACCCCCAAAAAACAAGGAACTCCCAAGAATCCAGTACTTCTTGTCTTCCTTCCATTTGGTGGAGCCGCTGCTAAGCTGGGACTCTGAATTGTTACTCCTCGGCACCTTGATAAGAACTGTCCTGTCTACATCTGCCGCCATATTCCCATTTGATAAAGGGAGCTTTTTCTTCCAGCAGGTATTTGTGCTTGCACGGAAGACGGCTGTGGCACAGAAGCAATCAATCACACAGAGTGTCCGGCATTCATTCTCATCTATGGGGCTGTACTCCTCATAGTCGGCTAGAGGCCAGTCAACACCATTGATGGGAGTCATCTCAAACTTGGCCACCGCTGCTGCCTCATCCAGGTAACAGCTTTGTGGTTCAAAGTCTGGCCTGCAACCTTTGTATTTTCTCTCCTTGTCGAAGAACTCGTAATGTTCTGGGCATTGGCATACTGTTGTCTGATTCTGGGTGCCATCGAAGCTGCAGTAACTGTTGAAGCCGCATGCCCCACTGCCAGCATTTGTTTCCTTTATCGCCTGGCAGATGTTCTGGGGAATCGAGCTCACCGCCGTCCATTGCAAGCTCCATACACTTCTGGCCTTTCTGCTCTTTGGGTAGAGATATTGCCGAAATACACCGTCTGGGTCAAGCATGGCACGATTGAAGAAATCACCCATTGAGACCCCCCCTGCTGAAGTGATATTGACCTGTGTCCCATTTGTCGTTGTGAAGTATATCCTGCCAGTTTCATTGAACACCAACCGTGAGCCGTTCCCAACTGTATTGGATGCCCAGTATGCATCGTACCGTTTTGTGGTAGGCTCGGCAATTGGATAGAATACAAGATTACCATCTGATTGCACAGCTAGGAGAAACCGGCCATTGGCGTAGTCCGTAGCGATGAGACGGCTTCTAAGTACCTTGTCCTGCTGACCCACAAGAAGCACTTGTGTGGGCAGGATGGTATCAGCCGGGACATCAAAGGTCTCCCACTTTGCTTTGCCATCTGCACCGAAAAGCCTGAAGTCACCTGTGTCGAGCATTCTGGCGTAGGCCGCACCAGGGACCCGGGGACTCCAGACCTCACCGTCAGATGGGTTG
This region of Triticum aestivum cultivar Chinese Spring chromosome 2D, IWGSC CS RefSeq v2.1, whole genome shotgun sequence genomic DNA includes:
- the LOC123051190 gene encoding G-type lectin S-receptor-like serine/threonine-protein kinase LECRK2; this translates as MAPHLPWRFLQFLLLLLLGVSSAAQAQVNITLGSSLTPQGPNSSWLSPSGDFAFGFQPVEGNTSSYLLAVWFDKIPEKTVAWYAKSSQDTPVQVPSSSVLRLTADGLLSLRNPSDGEVWSPRVPGAAYARMLDTGDFRLFGADGKAKWETFDVPADTILPTQVLLVGQQDKVLRSRLIATDYANGRFLLAVQSDGNLVFYPIAEPTTKRYDAYWASNTVGNGSRLVFNETGRIYFTTTNGTQVNITSAGGVSMGDFFNRAMLDPDGVFRQYLYPKSRKARSVWSLQWTAVSSIPQNICQAIKETNAGSGACGFNSYCSFDGTQNQTTVCQCPEHYEFFDKERKYKGCRPDFEPQSCYLDEAAAVAKFEMTPINGVDWPLADYEEYSPIDENECRTLCVIDCFCATAVFRASTNTCWKKKLPLSNGNMAADVDRTVLIKVPRSNNSESQLSSGSTKWKEDKKYWILGSSLFFGGSVLVNILLGSILLFGTYCGISTTSKKKLMSSQSSSSSILPPKIFTYNELEKATSDFREVLGSGASGTVYKGQLQDEHATSIAVKKIGKLQQETEKEFMVEVQTIGQTFHKNLVRLLGFCNEGTDRLLVYEFMTNGSLNEFLFGDARPHWSLRVQVALGVARGLLYLHEECSTQIIHCDIKPQNILLDDNFMAKIADFGLAKLLRANQTQTYTGIRGTRGYLAPEWFKNIGITSKVDVYSFGVILLELVCCRRNVELEIADEERSILTYWANDCYRCGRIDLLVEGDDEANFNIKKAERFVAVALWCLQEEPTMRPTMLKVTQMLDGAVQIPTPPDPSSFISSLP